The window gtagtgatagacaggactatgaaattttcaaagcaatgtttagaagcaagaaatagggcaaataggatcctgggttttataaatagaaatgttagttataaaagtaaggaagtggtgcgtagcttatataattcctatgttaggccccatttagagtattgcatacaggcctggtcaccccattataggcaggatatcaacatgttagaagcagttcagagaagagcaactaggatgataccagcattaaagcgcctggagtatagagatagattaaaggaattaaacatgttttcatttgagaggagatgtataagagggatatgatagagttatttaaaatgttctcagatacaaactacatagatgtgagatctttctttaccttagaggagggaaataggactagaaatcatggcaggaagattagaaagcaaggctgcaggttagatataagaaaatatttctttagtcatagggtggtagacttctggaatgcattgccagagagggttgtaaatagcactagtttgacaatgtttaaaaacagattagataagcacttaaatttattagatttataattatgtatagcactgcatgatagtttttataagaaatttactatagttaaacaagacatgatccccatgtatggggatcacagattgtagaggatttcgctgcaggacttagccctgttaatgggccaaatatttagaattagtatataatgtattgtgtacttgtaagtgtatctaagtactgatgacgaggtcgctgtatgactgatacaggataacctagatgggccctggtggccctttgttatcctattatttatgttatgttatatgttatgttatgaattgtttatttattgaggaatgagaagaaaagtacaggatgaatgaagggaaggagtttCAGTATAAGATTAACATTTTATTTTGTGCAGTAACATAGTTGTTGTGTTGCAGCATGCTCCTGGTGTCCCCAAAGTGCTGATAGGCAACAGACTCCACCTGGCATTCAAGCGTCAGGTGAGCCAGAGTCAGGCAGAACAGTATGCTGCCAAGAATCATGTCAACCTCTTTGAAGTGAGTCCACTGTGTGACTTCAACATTGTGGAAAGCTTCACAGAACTGTCCAGATTAGCACTGAAGCGCAATGGCATGGAGAGGCTGTGGAGGGCAAATAAAGGTGAGTAACTGGTGGAATTGTCAAATGGTGCAAGTTTTTCTGAGTTATGTGATGAGTACTATGTCTTTGTGTTCAAGTATCTCAAAGTCTTATATAGTCTTGTTGAaatgagtgacagtgacagtgaattttAGTGATGTAATTAGGGAAATGGGATTCCCTTTGTTTGGCTCATCAGTCTTGATAGCAGAACAAGGGGAAtccccatttccttcattactaTTAGAATGCttgtgcttgtgtttgttttgatcaTCTCATCAGCTGATGTCTGCTTTTCAGGATAAAGTGTTGAATAGTTAAAGGTTGCAGCTAACTTCACCtattgttatagttgttgtagGGAGGGAGATACTGCCTACCTGCTCACTCTGCTCATGAAGGCAGTTGGTTTGGGTGGTGGAATGGTGACTTGCATTTGGCTTAGCTCAAGTATGAATAAGTCTAGTGGATGGTGGGACAGCCTTTCCTAGAGCTATTGGGCCAGTGTATAGCCAAGTGATGATCCCACTTGACATATTCCCAGTTTACTTGGGCATCTCTGAAATCTGTGGTAGTTGATGTGGAGACCACAACATTGCTCATAGTCATCCTGGTTATGAGCAGCCATGGTGTGATGTGAAAGCTGCTGCCTTTGGCTCTGGGCCATTGAGTCATCTCAGACTAACTGGCCGTTGAAGATCAGTTACGctatggagtaggcagtagtcacctgccgcccggtggaatactccaggagaggtacttacggggatgtaggcagtgctgcagactgagtgattccccgtgtcctctcttcccggttccctttgtggtctcatttatacaattgagcagctgcagcctgccctctaaagacaacttctactacttcctacactacactacaacaccttacacttttacactctcttcaaatcaaaatttaataatggcttcaccacgccctgcctcggagtccccctctggggaggggaccataaatgtccccaggtcggactgccctctgctgtcgaccttgggtgtcttgacacttcatctaatactttcactatcaatttctgcaacattcgtggccttcgttctaattttcaatctgtggaacaccacctctcctctactaaacctcatcttctcttcctaaccgaaacacagttgtctgtgactactgacagcagccccttttctgttccctcctacttgctctatcctcattttcaatccaaagctggatgttgcgcatacgtgcgtaacgacaccacttgctctcgtgcccacaatcttgaatcttcagaattttctaccatctggctaagacttcaatgtcactctctaactaaattcatctgtgctgtatacctctcacctaattcctctgactatgtaaaattctttgactatttgacttccaaggtggagcacatcttatctcactttccttttgctgagatctccattttagggatttcaatgttcaccaccagctttggctttcatcttctttcactgaccaacctggtgaacaaaccttcaactttgctatccttcatgacctagagcagctagtgcagttccctacccgtattcctgaccgccttggagacacgcccaacattcttgatcttttcctaacctccaacccttctgcttactctgttaaactttcctctccgttgggctcctccgaccacaatctaatttccgttacctgttctatcactccagtgcagcctcaggacccgcctaagcggaggtgcttctggcattttaactctgctaagtgggaggaactaaggcagtactattctgatttccttgggatgattattgttttcatgtcagagatccttctctttgtgccgagcgcataacagaggtgattatctctggcatggagctatacattcctcatactttctctaaccctaaagctaaaaagccttggtttaactctgcttgttctcgtgctgtcaatgatagagaggcggctcacaaacggttccgtagccatccaactgctgaaactcatgccctatatatttctgcccgtaatcatgccaaatctattctccaacttactaaaaactctttcatcaatagaaaatgtcaaagtctttccaattctaactcctctcgagatttctggcatctagccaataatatctctaacaactttacttcttcgtctttccctcctttacttcatccagatggctctacagctgtctcttcttttctaaagctgaactcttcgctcaaacctttgctaccaactcaactttggatgattctgggcatattcctcctactcctccaccctctgactacttcatccctaaaattaaaattctttataaagacgttttcctggccctctctggccttgattctcggaaggcttacggtccggatggagtccctcctgttgttctcaaaactgtgcttccgaactcgctcactgcctggtcaaactctttcatctgtgtctctctacttctatttatccttcttgctggaagtttgctcacattcaacctgtccctaaaaaggtgaccactccaatccttctaactaccgccctatagctttgatttcctgcctttctaaagcctttgagtctatccttaataggaagataatgaggcatctatcagctcacaaccttctctctgattgccagtatggtttccgtaaaggcagatctactggtgatcttcttactttcctaactgaatcttggtcatcctctttagggacttcggtgaaacctttgctgtcggccttgacatatcgaaagccttcgatagagtctggcacaaatctttaatttctaaactaccctcctacggattctatccttctctctgtaccttcatctccagtttcctttccgatcgttctattgctgctgtagtagacggtcactgttcttccctaaaactatcaacagtggtgttccacagggttctgtcctatcacccactctctttctattattcatcaatgatctcctaaatctgactcaatgccctatccactcctatgctgatgataccaccctgcattattcaacagcgttcaacagacgcccaacccaacaacaattaaatgactcaaggcgagatgctataggacgcctaacttctgatctttcacttgtttctgattggggcagagaaaacctggttttgttcaatgcctcaaaaactcaatttctacaactatctactcgacataaccttccagacaactatcctctcttcttcaataacactcaacttccctctcctctacattaaacacactcggtctatccttcactaaaaatctaaactggaaatttcacatctctactcttgctaaatcagcttccaagaagttaggtgtcctatggcgtcttcgtccattttctctccctcccagctgcttgctctgtacaagggccttatccgcccgtgtatggagtatggctctcatgtctgggggatccacacacagctttactaaacaaggtggaatctaaagcttttcgtcttatcaactcttctcctctaactgactgtcttgattctttaagtcaccgccgcaatgttgcatctttatctgtcttctaccgctgttttcatgctgtctgctcttctgaacttgctaactgcatgccttcccctcctgcggcctcgctgcacaagactctctacttcttctcatccctattctgtccatcttcctaatgcaagagttaaccagtatcttcactccttcattccctacactggtaaactctggaactctctacctgtgtctgtatttccacctgcctatgacttaaactctttcaaaagaggagtgtcaagacacctcttacgttaactggaccctccttttagattttttgtttttctttctccctttcctcttaacagggcctggcaaccagcgggatttttttttttcaaacactgttttcccttggccagtgcccttgtaatgtaaaaaaaaaaaaaaaaaaaaaatataaccacAGAATAAATCCCTCCCTCTAATCTAAGCTCACTGGGTTTACAATTATTGTTCACATGtatatttcttctgttcttttgtgAAATACCCAGTTGCTGCTCTGTGAAGCCCTAAtgaattatgtttatttttaggTGTAAATATATTTAGCAAATTTGCAGTTTTaaagttttctcatttttacattCAGATCAGCAGTTTTCCCAACCACCACTAAccccccaccatcttttttttctctctctctctttcagtgttAACCCTCCAGGAACTTTGCAGTCGTGCCATTGTGGCCTCTACCACTGTATATGGCATTGAGCATCTTCCACTTCCTCAACCTTTGAAGTCACATCTTAAAAGCTACACcatccacaaccacaccacacgaTTAAGACAGGTTTGTTGTGTTCCTACTGCAGTAAGCTCTAAGCACCTTTATATCACCAAGGTCTGAGATATAATTGTTGGTTATTGTGTATCACTGTGACAGAATTGTTTGTCATAAGTCAGATACCAGATACTGCAAGTTATAAAGATAGGTATGTGTTTCAGTCATTTAGTTGCAGCAGGACAAAAATAAAATTCATTGAATGTAACATACCTTATAGATAAGCATTATAGTGAGGTGCTGTGCTCTTGTTGCTGTACCAGATTGTACAACATGAAGTAGCGAAACAGATATAATGAAGTATCAAGTTTTCATTAGAATGGTATTGCTGCTAAATGAAATAAGTTTATTGTACTTAGTAGCAAAACAATCCTGCCattttgaaaatatttgtatTTTGAAGTACAAATagttgtttttctctctgtttcaggGAATTCCAGTCACAgacaaacataaaaagaagCACTTAATGATACCAGGCGACACGACCACCTCCTGCGTCAGTACTTCAACGTGTACCATATGCTAGTCATGTCCACCACCCATGAGTCACCGTCACCTGCCTCCACCCACTGACCTCGCTTGCACCAACACATACCACTCACCACAGCAGgatgttttattatttaaagaAGTAAGTTTTGCTTTATGTTCAGTATTTCCCTTTTGACCACAGGAAGAGATAGATTGAGAAAAATTTCCATCACTTTTGCTGAAGTGCACAATTTACACTGGACAGTTGTGCTTCATGGTTTGTGAGCCTGATGGATGATGAAAGAATCACAtgcataatttatttttatttatttattattttttttatttatttattttttttttattatctatgctTTGAAGGTGGCAGGCAAGAAAATAACattggaaagagaagaataacaatCCCAACGAAACACCTGCCACTGCCTAATGAACAACCTATCAGatacagtgattttttttaagcaTATGGCTTAATTTTATTGGAGTATGATTGTAAATAGAAGTAGATGTATTTATGTAACAAAGATAATTATCATAAATGGAAAGGGAGAAGtatcaagtaccttttgtaaTAGAATCTAACAGATACTTCTATCTCCAGGTGCCAGTGTTGCAATCCCTGCAccaaaataagacaaacatGGACTCTCCAACACTAATGTCCTCAAACCATCACggacgtgtgtttgtgtgagtgtatcTTCAGTGTTCACCTGGAGAGAAGTGTGTAGAGGAATCATGGTACAACAGCACCTTCAAaagtatctttattttttaaccTGGTGCTTGAATGTCGGTGTGTAAACTGGAAGTGACTCCATTATTGACACTAGCACATTTGATGCAGCAGTGATAATCAACAGCAAGCAGTGTGAAGGAAGCCTCAGGGTGGTGTAGATTTGTATACatagatatataaacaaaactggATATTTCAGTTTGTGCTCTGTTATATACCATTGATCATGTCAGCACTGGGGAAATACTTGTTGATGTGATGACGCAGTGAATGGATGATTAATTGtagttatttattgtatttaagtGTAAAGAGTCCTGTACGGGGTTGTAAAATATGTAATGTAATACTTAGGTAGTATATATTGTGCAGCATTAGGTATGAACCAGATCTTTGTATATACATACTACAtgaatacatgcatacatacatatacacatgtgAATAATGGCTTCTGATTATTTAAGGTGTTTAAgacaaatagagataaaaagacGCAACACTAATGGCAGATATAATCTTACTCATGATTTAAGTTTGAGGCTAGCATTTGTAAGACCAAGGCAGGTAGACAGATTGGTGGGTTAGGCTCCTGCAAGTAGAGCAAATATATTGCATTAACTTAAAGTACTAGCACATGAATCACTTTCACCTGTCACTCCTACGTCTCTTTCAATGCCTTCTACAGTACAGCAGGTCATTCCACTGAAGAAGCTAGCTAGCCATTTCAACCCATGGTGAACAATTTCAAATTGTTGAAAAGTGAAGTCTTTCACTTAATATTAAGGCACTTAATATCAATCACTGTTAGAAAGTCCTGGATGTCCGTACTGAACTTTGAttgtaaaataggaaaaattgatgaaataatTTTTGTCTCCCTTCATGCTGTCCAAAGTTATCATTACCTCCACCCAAAGGTAAGGTCATTGGAGTTATCATTATAAGCATAGAAGTGGCAGCTATAAATGCTAACATCTTACTCCAACCTATAAATTAACATCCATATGTTTAATATCCCTTGTCATTTGACTTCCATCCAACAGGTCATGCTTCTCTTGACAAATCAACAAACATTTCTCAAACCTTGTGTTCCACTTTTGGAGCCGAATGTATTTCaagaatattttgttgtctggggtcacacacacctgaacctacCTTGGACTTCATTACTGAGGTGACTTGAGTGTAACACTGAAAGTGATTGGGGTTGAAAAAACACAGGATTAGATAGTGTGATCTTATAAGAAAAAGTGCATTGGATTAGTTTTCTAAGTAGGAGCTGACATGTGGTTAGGATTCCTGCAAAGTTTTGGACAGTGAATTGAgtgaaaggtggtggtgatccAAGTTGAGTTTTAAGAATGAAATGGAAACATGAATAGAGTGATGCAGTGTTAGTTTTGACCGTTACATATGCTTCATATGTATCATAACACAAGTGTTTATGTTTCTGTTACAAGTGTGAATGTTTGTTGCTGATATTCTTATGTTGGTATTACATAGTACAATAAATTCATCATTGAAAGTCATAAATAATTAAGGAGTTGCAGTTTTAGcaataatgtaatgtatatatgtaaatggGATTACAATACCAATAACTACCTTCAGTAATTGCttaacatgcacacacacacacacacacacacacacacacacacacacacacacacacacacacacacacacacacacacacacacacacacacacacacacacacacacattcatggcAAAGCAGGCTTCCAAGAAGTCACAGAAGGCAGTGCTGGGACTAATAGTTTAGGAGTTGCATCAGCCCAGTCACTGCTTGGGCACAGCCATTGAGGAtgtaatttagaaaaaaaaaaaaaaaatgaaattccaTGAttaaatttcatttttttttttttttttttttttttctctcttttcttttctttatcagaaTTACATCACATGTCACTAACTTGTCCCAAAGGCTTGTGGTCTGAAATGATTGTTTTCCGTCCTGCTTGGGTTTCTGCAAGTGGTCAGTTAGTGTTTTAAGTGCTTCTAAAAGTTGATAAGGTTGCAgagccattatcatcattcatgGCGTGTATTGCTGTAGTGTACATAAAATAGCACATTATCATTGAATACTTTTTATTGAAGATGTTGATAATGTTTATTTCTATTAAAATATTGTGAAAATGACAGTGGTCTGAAATGACCTTGCAGGTTCTGAATTATTGTTCTCAGCACTAGTTTTTTTCTTGACACATTTATGCTACTCAAAATCTAGATTATTCAGTTTGAAATACTAACTTAAGAAAACATTGCCTTGTGCCTGTAATTGAGAAATGCCGTACTGTCACTTGAATTACACCTCTCCACTCTTAGAGGAACCTTTGCATTCACTCTTGATAGGATAGACCAACGATTGATCTGTCTTCTATTGAGTATTAGGACACaaatcaatcttttttttttttttttttttttgtaaaaagCTGTAATTATCACACAGGTTGGTTTAATTATAAGAACAATTTACTTACCATTGAATTAATCCAAGGAAATTACAGGAGATTaataatttattttgttatacATTAAGATTTGTATGGAGCCAAAGATATATGATAGATTTCTGAGTATCACCATTTGATTAGAAATTGTATAATTCCTCAGTGTTAGCAAGACATACTGTGCATCCTGGAGTGTCATTCACCTGTAGTGTAACTGTTTGGGATCCAAAGTCACTTAACGAGGAATTATGGCAAAATACTTAAGACCTTAATTTTGAATGCTAGGTCTGCAGTCAGGTCCATAGTTCCAAGTTCAAGTATGATATGTCTAGAATGTAGCTTAAGGTCCGTGATAAGAGAGGAGCATACAAGCTAAATTTATATGTAACACCTGTTACTGGGAAGATATTTCTGTACACTAATGAGAGTAATTCATTGGTTTAATTGTTGATACAGGATAGGTTATCTTGTGTAATGTGTGCTACACATGGTGGATTGGTGTACTAAACCAATAATAATGCTGGAACTCAAAAAAAACTGCAATATGACATAATGTGATGATACTAATTTGTAATGTTATTAAGTCATGGAAGTTATATTAGGCAAAGCAAGAAATGTGAGTTAGGTACAGACACTAATGCAGGTGAATGACTGTTTCCAAGCGTACTAAGTTGTCCACACTAGAGTATGTTTTGATTTATTGAAGGTTGGTGTGCAAACGTCTTAGGCTGAACATTGTGAATGATATgaatactaaaaaaaagtaGCATGTATTGATCAGCAGTGAATAAGTTTTATACAGGAAAGATGAGGATGGCTGGTATCAAGCACTGCATTGCACTGTACTGTGATTATATCAAAGAGTCCAGCCTGCCTCAGCACCACCACTTGTATGTATTTCTCATCAGGTATGGAGGAAGATAACATTTTGTAATGCTTTTGAGCGATCACTTGTTGAATCGAACATGCCGTTTAACAGTGTCAGTTGAGGATCATGCAAACTATCTTGAAATATGACCAAGCATTATTCAGTAATCTTGGAAAcaaattttttaatatttagaTCACTAAGTAAAGATGAACAGAAAttatctttttcatgttttgtattTCATGTAAGGCTCTTAAAATGGTTTTAGGTAGTAAGAAGTGGAGGCTGTTGAAAAATTAATGTATAATTTTCAGATGCAtagtatattttttcatctttcaatcAGTTTTGCAGTCTGTGTGCAATATTGGGGCAGCTCTTTGTCCAGTGTATAGCTCTTGTCATGTGTGGGGATCTGTTATCCTCAGGAGGTAGGTGAGACAGAGCTGACGATTACATGATAGGCTATCAATATATGctgaaagaaatagaggaggctTTGATTCCAAGTCACTGAGCCAGGGGTGGGGAGCCTTTGTCCTATCAAAGGCCACCTGAATATTTCCAACAGGTAGCAgaccatagaaaaaaatattaagcctAACGTATCTATACTGATCCTGTTCTGACCATGTCATGCCAACCTACCAGAGGGTGTGTGAGAACGTGATGTGTATCAAAGGCAAGGATGGGTCTTGCCTGTTTGCTGGTATGATACATTTTCCTTGGTAGATGCTTGGAGTGATACAAACTTGCAAACTGTCATTATTTCTTATATGTATTACTGATTTACTATGTGTATTCAAGAATATGATGCTGTCATATTCTGAGTTCATTGATAATTATTTTGATTCAAGTGACATGTAGCCAAGTACATAATATGAATATGTTACATATTATTCATTCTTGACTCATGGTTTTATGAAGTAAACAGCATTGCAGACCTGGTCAAACAGCCCTACAGGTTTTATATGGTCCAGAGGCCAGAGGTTCCACACCCCTGCACTAAGCACTTGAAGATGACCATAGTCTACTCTGGTAATGTACAAACCAATGCCTTCAACTCTCTAGGGTAGGAAATTATAATTGCTGTGATGGTTAATCAGTTTAATTGCTACCCTTAGTATTTCTTTTACAGAATATTTCTGGTATAAACTTTTGTTAGGTATATTATGATTAAGATTTATTTCTGTAGCTTGTATGAATATGACACTAAAAATTACAAAGAATATAGTACTCAGTCAAACCTTTCTTTTAAACCTGCAGGATATTTTAGCACctgttatatgtatgtatcatGTTTATTTTGTGACAGATTTGTTTATCTGCAACTTATTTTTATAACACTTGCATTAAATCCATCGTGCTTAATATGTGAAAACTTATTTCCACAGTACTCAGTACTCTAATAAATTTAATAAACTACATAATGAATTTTTTGTATGATATGGCAAGACAAAGAAtgcgagtgttgtgtgtgtatgagtataGTGTTTTACCTCAGCCACCCAGTGTGACTGCTGGCCTGGTATCTAGATACCACCTACAATGTCACTGTCTTAAGCTTTAAAAAGGTACATACTAAAACAAATAATTTGTCcctttttatacatttattacAATATAAAAGTCTAAATGTTGtttaaagtaagaaaatttttttataGAAGATATTCACTATTAAGGAAAAATGTTTATAGATATTCACTAAGATTGAAAATTTCTTGGCACATAACATTGAAATGAAAGCTCCATCTCTTACATTTACACTTTATAATACAATTGCTACCTATTATATAGATTTTGGTTAACAGTGACTTTTTTGGCAGCTCTAGTACACTTAACCACATCAACATTTTAGCCTTTTTGTTCAACCTCCACCTGCTGTGTCTAACAAGATTAGTGATATGtggtcagttgttgacttactATTTAAAATCCAGAGTTAAATtccatacaggtaactctcgatttacgcgatagatgcgttccaagaggcatcgcgtatatcaaaatgcatgtaaaacaaacatgttattctcataagaaacaatagataataggggaggatgtgggatgtggtccaaaaacatttgtacaaaatactctttatttggctaaattaacatgtttttattatttaccattctaaatactagaagtgtatttaaagtaaagggaaaagtaagaaataataagagaaagcaaaaaataataaaagaaaacaacaaaaagaatacgtaaacacaacactcactgcgtcactgccttcaccactcacaccacagtcagtcaccatcttcctctgagctttaccactttatcaaaaatccacttatcaaaaataaccccacatgcagaagaagatgaaggacgttttggggccatcttggtgaattataggcagattgaagaggttccgtctgtactcagtgctggcagactgcaaatgaggcacgagcacagcagagctcccacctatctgccagctgtggaactctctggcgcggagtttgaaattgcgtctggcgctcagtttgaaaatgcggctGGGCCAAATCATGAATAAACAAACCGATCacacaaattaaattaattataatattttttcggtcccgttataacaaaaacacgtaaatcaaACACATGTAAATCAAGAGATATCTGTACATTGCCAAACTTTATGGTGTATGAATACAAATACTAACTGTTTATTACATGTGAGGTAGCAGGCAGAATGTACTACTTCAAGATGCTTGAACCTGCTTGGTGTGAAGCAGGTTTGAAGTGTGTCAGTGCAGGCAGCCACTGTCAACCAGTGTTCCTGTTCCCTGGGACAATTCTTGCCTGCTTACTTGAGTGAGTCTTGCAAGATGGATGTGGAATTACTTATCAGCAAAAGTGTAGCTATAAATGTGAGTTTTTCTATAAGTTGTCTCGCTTTACCTCcacatttttgtgtgtgttccaggAAACTAAAAAGACGATATTCTTCATACTGGCTTTTTTGTCAATTTATTTAGTTAaagtattctttatttttcctattc of the Portunus trituberculatus isolate SZX2019 chromosome 42, ASM1759143v1, whole genome shotgun sequence genome contains:
- the LOC123517415 gene encoding ras-related protein Rab-40C-like, encoding MSMMSDGGGQGGGESSKPYDYLLKFLLVGDSDVGKHEILQPLEDGSTESPFCVGSGHKTTTILLDGKRVKLQLWDTSGQGRFCTIIRSYSRGAQGILLVYDITNKWSFEGLDRWMKEIQEHAPGVPKVLIGNRLHLAFKRQVSQSQAEQYAAKNHVNLFEVSPLCDFNIVESFTELSRLALKRNGMERLWRANKVLTLQELCSRAIVASTTVYGIEHLPLPQPLKSHLKSYTIHNHTTRLRQGIPVTDKHKKKHLMIPGDTTTSCVSTSTCTIC